The proteins below are encoded in one region of Xenopus laevis strain J_2021 chromosome 8L, Xenopus_laevis_v10.1, whole genome shotgun sequence:
- the cnih1.L gene encoding cornichon family AMPA receptor auxiliary protein 1 L homeolog → MAFTFAAFCYMLALLLTAALIFFAIWHIIAFDELKTDYKNPIDQCNTLNPLVLPEYLIHAFFCIMFLCAAEWLTLGLNMPLLAYHIWRYTSRPVMSGPGLYDPTTIMNADILAYCQKEGWCKLAFYLLSFFYYLYGMIYVLVSS, encoded by the exons ATGGCGTTCACGTTCGCGGCCTTTTGTTATATGCTGGCTTTGCTTCTGACGGCGGCGCTCATCTTTTTTGCTATCTGGCAC ATTATTGCTTTCGATGAATTGAAAACCGACTACAAAAATCCTATAGACCAATGTAACACCCTCAACCCT CTTGTGCTTCCTGAGTATCTGATTCATGCTTTCTTCTGTATCATGTTTCTGTGTGCTGCGGAGTGGCTAACCTTGGGTTTAAACATGCCTCTTTTGGCTTACCATATTTGGAG GTATACGAGTAGGCCGGTCATGAGTGGACCAGGACTGTATGATCCAACAACAATCATGAATGCTGATATACTAGCCTACTGTCAAAAGGAAGGGTGGTGCAAGTTAGCTTTTTACCTTCTGTCATTTTTTTACTACCTGTATGG AATGATCTATGTGCTGGTGAGCTCCTAA
- the cnih1.L gene encoding cornichon family AMPA receptor auxiliary protein 1 L homeolog isoform X1 gives MAFTFAAFCYMLALLLTAALIFFAIWHIIAFDELKTDYKNPIDQCNTLNPTFEKLKKIKRVKIALKLVLPEYLIHAFFCIMFLCAAEWLTLGLNMPLLAYHIWRYTSRPVMSGPGLYDPTTIMNADILAYCQKEGWCKLAFYLLSFFYYLYGMIYVLVSS, from the exons ATGGCGTTCACGTTCGCGGCCTTTTGTTATATGCTGGCTTTGCTTCTGACGGCGGCGCTCATCTTTTTTGCTATCTGGCAC ATTATTGCTTTCGATGAATTGAAAACCGACTACAAAAATCCTATAGACCAATGTAACACCCTCAACCCT ACATTTGAAAAGCTCAAAAAGATTAAAAGAGTCAAAATTGCACTCAAG CTTGTGCTTCCTGAGTATCTGATTCATGCTTTCTTCTGTATCATGTTTCTGTGTGCTGCGGAGTGGCTAACCTTGGGTTTAAACATGCCTCTTTTGGCTTACCATATTTGGAG GTATACGAGTAGGCCGGTCATGAGTGGACCAGGACTGTATGATCCAACAACAATCATGAATGCTGATATACTAGCCTACTGTCAAAAGGAAGGGTGGTGCAAGTTAGCTTTTTACCTTCTGTCATTTTTTTACTACCTGTATGG AATGATCTATGTGCTGGTGAGCTCCTAA